From Amia ocellicauda isolate fAmiCal2 chromosome 12, fAmiCal2.hap1, whole genome shotgun sequence, a single genomic window includes:
- the fibpa gene encoding fibroblast growth factor (acidic) intracellular binding protein a isoform X1, translating into MAYSAPDSADKALRMAMELDVFVGNTTIMDEEVYQLWLDGYTVTDAVSMRVRSGILEQWGACQAVLESDTTDHYRTFQMAERLLHCPSKLANQLLFQIPPQRQAMLIERYYAFDPAFVRELLGKKLSKGTKKDLDDVSTKTGVTLKSCRRQFDNFKRVFKVVEEMKGPLVENIKQHFLLSDRLARDYGAIVFFANIRFETGKKKLQYLNFEDFAFCAGQLIQNWTVGAVDSMVEDMDVDLDKEFLQDLKELKILITDKDMLDQHKSLVCTALRGKIQVFAEMEANFKNLSRALVNIAAKLMHTKDVRDFFIDLVEKFIEPCRSDRWVLCDVKAFLTQYMNSARALDAFKQQAIWERYMTVIRSCILKMYHE; encoded by the exons ATGGCTTATTCGGCACCCGATTCCGCAGACAAA gcgCTGCGCATGGCGATGGAGCTGGACGTGTTTGTGGGGAACACAACCATCATGGACGAGGAGGTGTATCAGCTCTGGCTGGATGGGTACACAG TGACGGACGCGGTGTCCATGCGGGTGCGCTCTGGGATCCTGGAGCAGTGGGGGGCGTGCCAGGCGGTGCTGGAGAGCGACACTACGGACCACTACCGCACCTTCCAGATGGCCGAGAGGCTGTTGCACTGCCCCAGCAAACTGGCCAATCAGCTGCTCTTCCAGATCCCCCCGCAGCGCCAGGCCATGCTCATAGAGAG GTACTATGCGTTCGACCCTGCGTTCGTGCGTGAGCTGCTGGGGAAAAAGCTCTCCAAGGGAACCAAGAAGGACCTGGATGATGTGAGCACCAAGACCGGCGTCACCCTGAAGAGCTGCCGCAGAcag tttgataattTTAAGCGGGTGTTCAAGGTggtggaggagatgaagggccCCCTGGTGGAGAACATCAAGCAGCACTTCCTGCTGTCAGACAGGCTGGCCAG GGACTACGGCGCAATTGTGTTCTTTGCGAACATTCGCTTTGAGACTGGGAAGAAGAAGCTTCAGTATCTGAACTTTGAGGATTTCGCCTTCTGTGCTGGTCAGCTGATCCAGAACTGGACTGTTGGTGCCGTAG ACAGCATGGTGGAGGACATGGACGTGGATCTGGACAAGGAGTTCCTGCAGGACCTGAAGGAGCTTAAGATCCTCATTACCGACAAGGACATGCTGGACCAGCACaagag cCTGGTGTGCACTGCCCTGAGAGGGAAGATCCAGGTGTTCGCAGAGATGGAGGCAAACTTTAAg AATCTGTCTCGGGCGCTGGTGAACATCGCGGCCAAACTCATGCACAcaaaggatgtcagggactTCTTCATCGACCTGGTGGAGAAG tttatCGAGCCGTGTCGGTCTGATCGCTGGGTGCTGTGTGATGTCAAAGCCTTCCTGACGCAGTACATGAACTCCGCTAGGGCCCTCGATGCCTTCAA gcaacAGGCGATCTGGGAGCGCTACATGACAGTGATCAGGAGCTGCATCCTGAAGATGTACCACGAGTAG
- the ccdc85b gene encoding coiled-coil domain-containing protein 85B has product MGSDGDVLTRELSKLSDEELLCCPKEELVSRLRREEADKISALIQRGRLIKEVNKQLQGHLVEIRELKTVNQRLQQENLELRDLCCFLDDDRLKGKRLARDWQLFGQHAARVLREDLGGYLKKLAELERLQDGLVKENLDLKELCLVLEEECVSRGEGSPAGSSELNLPCLARDLGDGSSSTGSVGSPDQLHLVCSPDD; this is encoded by the coding sequence ATGGGCAGCGACGGCGACGTGCTCACCCGGGAGCTGTCCAAGCTGAGCGACGAGGAGCTGCTGTGCTGCCCCAAGGAGGAGCTGGTCTCCCGGCTGCGGCGGGAGGAGGCGGACAAGATCAGCGCCCTGATCCAGCGCGGCCGCCTCATCAAGGAGGTCAACAAGCAGCTGCAGGGCCACCTGGTGGAGATCCGGGAGCTCAAGACCGTCAACCAGCGGCTGCAGCAGGAGAACCTGGAGCTGCGCGACCTGTGCTGCTTCCTGGACGACGACCGGCTCAAGGGCAAGCGGCTGGCGCGCGACTGGCAGCTGTTCGGGCAGCACGCGGCGCGGGTGCTGCGCGAGGACCTGGGCGGCTACCTGAAGAAGCTGGCCGAGCTCGAGCGCCTGCAGGACGGGCTGGTCAAGGAGAACCTGGACCTCAAGGAGCTGTGCCTGGTGCTGGAGGAGGAGTGCGTGAGCCGCGGCGAGGGCAGCCCCGCCGGCTCCTCGGAGCTCAACCTGCCCTGCCTGGCGAGGGACCTGGGCGACGGCAGCTCCAGCACCGGCAGCGTGGGCAGCCCGGATCAGCTGCACCTGGTCTGCTCGCCGGATGACTGA
- the mus81 gene encoding structure-specific endonuclease subunit MUS81 → MAPGTVRLGRKRPVPACPNPLFLRWLTELRDTAAQKGQQTQHSYNKAISSLRRYPLPLRSGREAKILQNFGDGICRLLDQRLEQHYAQHGPDAPIHSLPEDTNPAPGPTHPRHRHRSADRSQDPTLSVGGASPPKRKKGGVRVREYVPQKSSGGYAVLLTLYRHEQAPGSQGFLLKSELQREAQPLCDKSFTVPEPGSRYTAWSSVSTLIQRELVMKTHSPARYSLTEKGRELAEKLARGGSAAATGAVEGRAGGAQTVDLTEEEEEEGEETADTLSDCSVERPPRGGGEETGPSGSGNSQASEVSQAPWMRGPDREPEVTLHPGNYDIILCVDFIETTGGAPSRKQELVTELRRNGVPFDVRKLHVGDFLWVAKERVGYVPGQLRAPPARELVLDVIVERKRMDDLCSSIIDGRFREQKFRLKRCGLGRPVYLVEESRSTAHLSLPESTLRQAIVNTQVVDGFQVRRTADIRESVAYLTVMTRQLQRLYQDRTLTSHGLEESVSPLPGRAPPCSLLIFTEFNQGAVKNKAQTVREVFARQLMQISGVSGDKAAALLERYSTVSSLLQAYAKCPSDQEREKLLATVRYGKLQRNLGPALSRTVYQLYCTPGPLP, encoded by the exons ATGGCGCCGGGCACGGTGCGGCTGGGCAGGAAGCGGCCCGTGCCAGCCTGCCCCAACCCGCTGTTCCTGCGCTGGCTGACTGAGCTCAGAGACACGGCCGCGCAGAAGGGCCAGCAGACACAGCACAGCTACAACAAG GCCATCTCCTCTCTGCGGCGCTACCCCCTTCCCCTGCGCAGCGGCCGCGAGGCCAAGATCCTGCAGAACTTCGGGGATGGGATCTGCCGCCTGCTGGACCAGCGCCTGGAGCAACACTACGCCCAGCATG GTCCCGACGCTCCCATCCACTCCCTCCCTGAGGACACTAACCCTGCCCCCGGGCCCACCCACCCCCGCCATCGCCATAGGAGTGCTGACCGCTCCCAGGACCCCACCTTGAGTGTAGGTGGGGCATCTCCCCCT aagCGCAAGAAGGGAGGAGTACGGGTGAGGGAGTACGTCCCCCAAAAGAGCTCGGGGGGGTACGCAGTGCTGCTGACCCTGTATCGCCATGAACAG gcTCCAGGCAGTCAGGGGTTTCTGCTGAAGTCGGAGCTGCAGAGAGAAGCTCAGCCTCTGTGTGACAAATCCTTCACTGTG CCAGAGCCTGGCAGCAGGTACACGGCCTGGTCTTCGGTCAGTACCCTGATCCAGAGAGAGCTGGTGATGAAGACACACTCCCCGGCTCG gtactCTCTGACAGAGAAGGGTCGTGAGTTGGCAGAGAAGCTGGCGAGGGGGGGGAGTGCAGCAGCCACAGGGGCAGTGGAAGGGAGGGCGGGGGGGGCACAGACTGTTGACctgacagaggaggaggaggaggaaggggaggaGACAGCTGACACTCTCTCAGACTG cagtgtggagaggCCACCCCGGGGTGGAGGGGAGGAGACTGGGCCGTCAGGCTCAGGAAATAGCCAGGCTTCCGAGGTGTCACAGGCCCCGTGGATGAGGGGTCCTGACCGAGAGCCAGAGGTCACACTGCACCCCGGAAACTATGACATCATCCTGTGTGTGGACTTCATAGAGACCACGGG GGGTGCGCCCAGCAGGAAGCAGGAGCTGGTGACGGAGCTGCGCAGGAACGGTGTGCCCTTTGATGTCAGGAAACTGCATGTGGGCGACTTCCTGTGGGTGGCCAAGGAGAGGGTGGGCTACGTGCCAG GCCAGCTGCGTGCCCCCCCTGCCCGGGAGCTGGTGCTGGATGTCATCGTGGAGAGGAAGAGGATGGACGACCTCTGCAGCAGCATCATTGATGGCAGATTCAGAGAACAGAAG TTCAGGCTGAAGCGCTGTGGGCTGGGCCGGCCCGTGTACCTGGTGGAGGAGAGCCGATCCACCGCTCACCTGAGTCTGCCTGAGAGCACCCTGAGACAGGCCATTGTcaacacacag gtgGTTGATGGGTTCCAGGTACGCAGGACAGCTGATATCAGGGAGTCCGTAGCCTACCTGACCGTGATGACTCGGCAATTGCAGCGGCTCTACCAG GATCGGACCCTGACGAGTCACGGCCTAGAGGAGAGTGTGAGCCCCCTCCCAGGGCGCGCCCCACCCTGCTCCCTCCTCATCTTCACTGAGTTCAACCAGGGGGCTGTCAAGAACAAG GCTCAGACAGTGAGGGAGGTCTTTGCTCGGCAGCTCATGCAGATCAGCGGCGTCTCGGGGGACAAGGCCGCAGCCCTGCTGGAGAGATACAGCACAGTGAGCAG TCTGTTACAGGCTTACGCCAAATGCCCCAGCGATCAGGAGAGGGAGAAACTGCTCGCCACTGTCCGATATGGGAAACTGCAGAG gaaCCTGGGCCCAGCTCTGAGCCGCACTGTGTACCAGCTGTACTGCACCCCGGGTCCGCTGCCCTAG
- the fosl1a gene encoding fos-related antigen 1a, producing the protein MFRDYGGNYGGGSEYPFGGSGSRGAGGSGGMDRSGAGQQQKPDGVSVSSQFVPSLNTITSSQELQWLVQPSLLPGTHPRLPHPSYTPRGIAPPPPHPAALRPGVIRAVGMSGPPRRRPDNHMSAEEMERRRVRRERNKLAAAKCRNRRRELTDTLQSETEELEGVRARLQNEISALEKQKEKLELVLEAHWPICKIQDQPDTESEPQGATRLDPDSDPLPGPSTQGRVARVKSRAKSPAPSSSSSSSSSSSSSSSSKTRPRPQIRLPAPLPSSASSVLEPEPLHTPVLLSTPSLTPFTASLVFTYPASALDCTPSSSGSSHPPPTSSSSSGATTQPTPFSKPLPCSTAHRRSSSSGDQSSDSLNSPTLLAL; encoded by the exons ATGTTCCGAGACTACGGTGGGAACTATGGCGGGGGGAGCGAGTATCCTTTCGGAGGCTCCGGGTCCAGAGGAGCCGGTGGGTCGGGTGGTATGGACAGGAGCGGCGCTGGGCAGCAACAG AAGCCAGATGGGGTCAGTGTGTCCAGTCAGTTTGTCCCCAGTCTGAACACCATCACCTCCAGCCAGGAGCTGCAGTGGCTGGTCCAGCCGTCACTGCTCCCTGGTACCCACCCCCGGCTGCCCCACCCGTCCTACACTCCCCGAGGCATTGCCCCACCTCCACCCCATCCTGCTGCCCTGCGCCCTGGAGTCATCAGGGCAGTGGGCATGTCAGGCCCACCTCGCCGCCGACCGGACAATCAT ATGTCTGCAGAGGAGATGGAGCGCCGGCGTGTGCGCCGGGAGAGGAACAAGCTGGCTGCGGCCAAGTGCCGGAATCGACGGAGGGAACTGACCGACACCCTGCAGAGC gAGACGGAGGAGCTGGAAGGGGTGCGGGCGCGGCTGCAGAACGAGATCTCTGCGCTGGAGAAGCAGAAGGAGAAGCTGGAGCTGGTGCTGGAGGCCCACTGGCCTATTTGCAAAATACAGGACCAGCCCGACACAGAGTCTGAGCCCCAGGGGGCCACACGGCTCGACCCTGATTCCGACCCACTCCCGGGCCCATCTACACAGGGGCGAGTTGCCAGGGTGAAGTCCAGAGCTAAGAGTCCCGCCCCATCCtcgtcttcctcctcttcctcctcttcctcctcctcctcctcctctaagACCCGACCACGCCCACAGATCCGCCTGCCTGCCCCCCTCCCTTCCTCCGCCTCCTCCGTTCTCGAACCCGAGCCGCTCCACACCCCCGTGCTGCTGTCCACCCCCTCCCTCACCCCCTTCACTGCTAGCCTGGTGTTCACCTACCCCGCCTCTGCCCTGGACTGCACCCCCAGCTCCTCAGGCTCCTCCCACCCTCctcccacctcctcctcctcctctggtgCTACAACCCAGCCCACCCCCTTCTCCAAGCCCCTGCCCTGTAGTACAGCCCACCGCCGTAGCAGCAGCAGCGGGGACCAATCGTCCGACTCTCTCAACTCCCCTACCCTCCTGGCGCTGTGA
- the fibpa gene encoding fibroblast growth factor (acidic) intracellular binding protein a isoform X2 — protein MAMELDVFVGNTTIMDEEVYQLWLDGYTVTDAVSMRVRSGILEQWGACQAVLESDTTDHYRTFQMAERLLHCPSKLANQLLFQIPPQRQAMLIERYYAFDPAFVRELLGKKLSKGTKKDLDDVSTKTGVTLKSCRRQFDNFKRVFKVVEEMKGPLVENIKQHFLLSDRLARDYGAIVFFANIRFETGKKKLQYLNFEDFAFCAGQLIQNWTVGAVDSMVEDMDVDLDKEFLQDLKELKILITDKDMLDQHKSLVCTALRGKIQVFAEMEANFKNLSRALVNIAAKLMHTKDVRDFFIDLVEKFIEPCRSDRWVLCDVKAFLTQYMNSARALDAFKQQAIWERYMTVIRSCILKMYHE, from the exons ATGGCGATGGAGCTGGACGTGTTTGTGGGGAACACAACCATCATGGACGAGGAGGTGTATCAGCTCTGGCTGGATGGGTACACAG TGACGGACGCGGTGTCCATGCGGGTGCGCTCTGGGATCCTGGAGCAGTGGGGGGCGTGCCAGGCGGTGCTGGAGAGCGACACTACGGACCACTACCGCACCTTCCAGATGGCCGAGAGGCTGTTGCACTGCCCCAGCAAACTGGCCAATCAGCTGCTCTTCCAGATCCCCCCGCAGCGCCAGGCCATGCTCATAGAGAG GTACTATGCGTTCGACCCTGCGTTCGTGCGTGAGCTGCTGGGGAAAAAGCTCTCCAAGGGAACCAAGAAGGACCTGGATGATGTGAGCACCAAGACCGGCGTCACCCTGAAGAGCTGCCGCAGAcag tttgataattTTAAGCGGGTGTTCAAGGTggtggaggagatgaagggccCCCTGGTGGAGAACATCAAGCAGCACTTCCTGCTGTCAGACAGGCTGGCCAG GGACTACGGCGCAATTGTGTTCTTTGCGAACATTCGCTTTGAGACTGGGAAGAAGAAGCTTCAGTATCTGAACTTTGAGGATTTCGCCTTCTGTGCTGGTCAGCTGATCCAGAACTGGACTGTTGGTGCCGTAG ACAGCATGGTGGAGGACATGGACGTGGATCTGGACAAGGAGTTCCTGCAGGACCTGAAGGAGCTTAAGATCCTCATTACCGACAAGGACATGCTGGACCAGCACaagag cCTGGTGTGCACTGCCCTGAGAGGGAAGATCCAGGTGTTCGCAGAGATGGAGGCAAACTTTAAg AATCTGTCTCGGGCGCTGGTGAACATCGCGGCCAAACTCATGCACAcaaaggatgtcagggactTCTTCATCGACCTGGTGGAGAAG tttatCGAGCCGTGTCGGTCTGATCGCTGGGTGCTGTGTGATGTCAAAGCCTTCCTGACGCAGTACATGAACTCCGCTAGGGCCCTCGATGCCTTCAA gcaacAGGCGATCTGGGAGCGCTACATGACAGTGATCAGGAGCTGCATCCTGAAGATGTACCACGAGTAG